From Vicia villosa cultivar HV-30 ecotype Madison, WI unplaced genomic scaffold, Vvil1.0 ctg.002312F_1_1, whole genome shotgun sequence, the proteins below share one genomic window:
- the LOC131638417 gene encoding cation/H(+) antiporter 15-like, with protein sequence MGDRGNRTDAYIVCYAPTMITTNGIWQGDNPLDYSLPLFILQLTLVVAATRMFVFILRPFRQPRVIAEILGGVVLGPSVLGKSEVFANAIFPLRSVMVIETMANVGLLYFLFLVGVEMDVTILRSVGRKAVFAAISGMVLPFIIGASFSFLSNRHTLNSDINQGTYILFLGVALSVTAFPVLARILAELKLINTDLGRLALSSALINDVCAWILLALAIALAENETSSFASLWVLLSGAAFVAFCIYAVRPAASWVVRKTPEGESFSEFYISLILAGVMISGFITDAIGTHSVFGAFVFGLAIPSGPLGVTLVEKLEDFVSGLLLPLFFAISGLKTDIGLVRGSWTWSILIFVIFLACIGKIIGTLAVAFFYQMPIREGATLGLLMNTKGLIELIVLNVGKDQKIFDEASFAVMVVITVIMTGVVVPVVSIIYRPSRGNINYKRRSIQISKPDGEFRILVCVHSPRNVPTMINLLEASNPTKNSPICLYMLHLVELSGRTSAMLIVHNTTKPEQVALNRTEAQSDHIITAFKNYEQNTSFVSVQPLTAVSPYSTMHEDICNLAQEKRVSLIIIPFHKQQTVDGGMEPTNMSFRTINQNVLANAPCSVGILVDRGLNGLNRLDSNQVSHHVAIMFFGGPDDREALCYGWRMFEHTAISLTIMRFVPGEKASEPVHQHGINPDEPSVLTVETDNDIEKRIDDKLIHEFRMRYLNDDSFNYFEKVVNNGEETVAAIRTMDDIHDLFIVGRGHGMISPLTAGLTDWSECPEMGAIGDLLASSDFAASASVLVVQQYVGLGSNGDGLETPVDSEEFYNNSVDITHHSGASRRHTVFNTERITPHNL encoded by the exons ATGGGAGATAGAGGAAACAGAACAGATGCATATATAGTGTGTTATGCACCAACCATGATTACAACAAATGGAATATGGCAAGGGGATAACCCTTTGGATTATTCTCTCCCACTTTTCATCTTGCAATTAACTTTAGTCGTTGCAGCCACTCGCATGTTCGTCTTTATTCTCAGGCCCTTTCGCCAGCCACGCGTTATAGCCGAAATTCTG GGCGGGGTAGTATTAGGTCCTTCGGTGCTTGGAAAAAGCGAAGTATTTGCCAATGCGATTTTCCCTCTAAGAAGTGTGATGGTGATTGAAACAATGGCGAACGTTGGTTTACTTTATTTCCTCTTCTTGGTTGGTGTGGAGATGGACGTAACTATTTTGCGTAGCGTAGGGAGAAAGGCGGTCTTTGCAGCGATTTCTGGCATGGTTTTGCCTTTCATCATTGGTGCTTCTTTTTCCTTCCTTTCGAATAGGCACACTCTTAACAGTGACATAAACCAAGGAACTTATATTCTGTTCCTCGGCGTCGCTCTATCTGTCACTGCTTTTCCTGTCTTAGCTCGAATCCTAGCCGAGCTAAAACTAATTAACACGGATTTAGGAAGGCTCGCTCTTTCGTCTGCACTCATTAATGACGTGTGCGCTTGGATTCTCTTGGCTTTAGCAATTGCATTGGCTGAAAATGAAACAAGTTCTTTTGCTTCCCTTTGGGTTTTATTGTCGGGCGCAGCGTTTGTCGCCTTTTGTATTTACGCCGTTCGACCAGCAGCCTCATGGGTAGTTAGGAAAACACCTGAAGGTGAATCATTCAGTGAATTCTATATATCTCTTATATTAGCCGGTGTCATGATCTCCGGTTTCATCACCGATGCTATTGGAACACATTCTGTTTTCGGAGCTTTTGTGTTTGGTTTGGCGATTCCGAGTGGACCACTTGGTGTTACACTTGTGGAAAAGCTTGAGGATTTTGTTTCGGGACTTTTGCTCCCTCTATTTTTCGCAATCAGTGGGTTAAAAACCGATATAGGACTCGTTCGAGGGTCTTGGACTTGGAGTATtcttatttttgtcatttttcttgcTTGCATCGGCAAAATTATTGGAACTCTAGCTGTTGCATTCTTTTATCAAATGCCGATCCGCGAAGGCGCTACCCTCGGATTACTCATGAACACAAAAGGCCTTATTGAATTGATTGTTCTCAATGTTGGAAAGGACCAAAAG ATTTTCGATGAAGCATCATTTGCCGTCATGGTGGTTATAACCGTAATAATGACCGGAGTAGTTGTACCTGTTGTATCGATAATTTATAGACCATCAAGGGGAAACATAAATTACAAAAGAAGATCAATTCAGATATCAAAACCTGATGGAGAATTTAGAATACTAGTTTGTGTCCATAGTCCTCGAAATGTGCCAACAATGATCAACCTCCTTGAAGCCTCGAATCCAACAAAGAATTCGCCTATATGCCTCTACATGCTTCATTTGGTCGAACTCAGTGGCCGCACATCAGCAATGCTTATTGTCCACAACACAACAAAACCAGAACAGGTAGCACTTAACCGAACGGAAGCTCAATCCGATCACATAATCACCGCCTTTAAAAACTACGAACAAAACACTTCATTCGTCTCGGTCCAGCCTTTAACAGCAGTTTCCCCTTACTCAACAATGCATGAAGATATATGCAATTTAGCACAAGAAAAGCGCGTATCGCTAATCATCATTCCCTTTCATAAACAACAAACAGTTGATGGTGGAATGGAACCAACAAACATGTCATTTCGAACAATCAACCAAAACGTACTAGCAAACGCACCGTGCTCGGTCGGAATCCTAGTCGATAGAGGCTTAAACGGTTTAAACCGCCTAGACTCAAACCAAGTATCACATCATGTAGCAATAATGTTTTTCGGTGGACCAGACGACAGAGAAGCGTTATGCTACGGATGGAGAATGTTCGAACATACAGCTATTAGCCTAACCATAATGCGGTTTGTCCCGGGCGAAAAAGCAAGCGAACCAGTTCATCAACACGGAATCAATCCAGACGAACCAAGCGTGCTAACAGTTGAAACAGATAATGATATAGAAAAACGAATCGACGATAAACTAATACACGAGTTTAGAATGAGATACCTGAACGATGATTCGTTTAACTACTTTGAGAAAGTGGTTAACAATGGAGAGGAAACAGTAGCAGCAATAAGAACAATGGATGATATACATGATCTATTTATAGTTGGAAGAGGTCATGGAATGATATCGCCATTGACAGCAGGGTTAACTGATTGGAGTGAGTGTCCTGAGATGGGTGCAATAGGTGATTTGTTAGCTTCATCAGATTTTGCAGCAAGTGCTTCAGTTTTGGTAGTGCAACAATATGTTGGATTAGGATCAAATGGTGATGGATTAGAAACACCAGTTGATAGTGAAGAATTTTATAATAATAGTGTTGACATAACTCATCATTCAGGAGCATCAAGAAGACATACTGTTTTTAATACAGAAAGAATAACTCCCCATAATTTATAG
- the LOC131638434 gene encoding 2-oxoisovalerate dehydrogenase subunit alpha 2, mitochondrial-like gives MMKKSTTILTYFKYRITPLLADRRKPNLTDLLPRRFNSTTATNPSIHDQVLDFPGGDVKFIPQMKFLSESTQERIPCYRVLDDYGDLISGTQSVQVGEDVAVKMYNNMVALQTMDNIFYEAQRQGRISFYITTSGEEAINIASAAALSMDDIIFPQYREPGVLLWRGFTLQEFANQCFSNKFDNGKGRQMPIHYGSNKHNYMTVASTIATQIPHAVGAAYSLKMDKKDACAVTYFGDGGSSEGDFHAGLNFAAVMEAPVIFICRNNGWAISTPTSDQFRSDGIVVKGQAYGVRSIRVDGNDALAIYSAVQAARQMAVSEKRPILIEALTYRAGHHSTSDDSTKYRPAKEIDWWRSARDPVARFRKWIERNGWWNDIAESELRNSLRQQLLQTIQVAESVEKPPLADLFNDVYDAPPTNLREQEKWLKETVNKHPHEYPTNIPM, from the exons ATGATGAAGAAATCCACCACCATCCTCACCTACTTCAAATATCGAATCACTCCTCTTCTCGCCGATCGTCGGAAACCTAATCTCACCGATCTCCTTCCACGTCGCTTTAACTCCACCACTGCGACTAACCCTTCCATTCACGACCAGGTTTTAGATTTTCCTGGAGGAGATGTCAAATTCATCCCTCAAATGAAGTTTTTATCCGAATCAACACAAGAGAGAATCCCTTGTTACCGTGTTCTTGATGACTATGGGGACCTCATTTCAGGGACTCAGTCTGTACAG GTTGGTGAGGACGTTGCTGTTAAAATGTATAATAACATGGTTGCACTTCAAACTATGGATAATATCTTCTATGAAGCGCAACGACAAGGAAGAATCTCGTTTTATATAACAACAAGCGGGGAAGAGGCTATCAACATTGCATCTGCTGCAGCTCTTTCCatggatgatattatttttccCCAG TATAGGGAACCGGGAGTCTTGTTATGGCGTGGTTTCACTCTGCAAGAATTTGCAAATCAATGTTTTTCCAATAAATTTGATAATGGGAAAGGAAGGCAGATGCCGATCCATTATGGGTCTAACAAGCACAACTATATGACTGTAGCATCAACTATTGC TACGCAAATTCCCCATGCTGTTGGAGCTGCGTATTCCTTAAAGATGGACAAAAAGGATGCATGTGCCGTAACTTACTTCGGAGATGGCGGTTCAAGTGAG GGAGATTTCCATGCCGGATTAAATTTTGCTGCGGTAATGGAGGCCCCAGTCATTTTTATATGCCGGAATAATGGATGGGCTATCAGTACCCCTACATCAGATCAGTTTCGAA GTGATGGTATTGTTGTAAAAGGACAAGCTTATGGAGTTCGTAGTATTCGTGTAGATGGGAATGATGCTCTGGCCATTTACAGTGCTGTTCAAGCTGCTCGTCAAATGGCAGTTAGCGAGAAGAGACCAATTTTAATAGAA GCTCTTACATATAGAGCAGGACACCACTCCACATCAGATGACTCTACCAAGTATCGTCCTGCCAAAGAGATTGATTGGTGGAGATCGGCACGTGATCCTGTGGCGAGATTTAGAAAGTGGATAGAAAGGAATGGCTGGTGGAATGACATTGCTGAGTCTGAGCTTCGAAACAGTTTGAGACAGCAG CTTCTACAGACGATTCAAGTTGCCGAGAGTGTAGAAAAACCTCCTCTTGCAGACCTGTTTAATGACGTTTATGACGCTCCTCCGACCAATCTCCGTGAGCAGGAGAAATGGCTGAAGGAGACTGTAAACAAACATCCACATGAGTATCCAACAAATATTCCCATGTAG